From the genome of Halomonas sp. 1513, one region includes:
- a CDS encoding arsenic-transporting ATPase, which yields MKALLQKRLLWVGGKGGVGKTTVAASLAVLAARRERRVLVVSTDPAHSLGDVFDRELSDTPRRLLPNLDAMEIDPDIEVEAHLARVTEQMRRYAAPEMMKELERQMRLTRQSPGTQEAALLERLARLMTDDQLPYDLIIFDTAPTGHTLRLLTLPEAMAAWTDGLLAHNRKSEELGKVLKHLTPKRGRDVATPFDDPQEDAFSDLDERTRDVAQTLLNRRRLFHQARRRIEDPEQSNFLFVMTPERLPILETARAVEALEAVKIPVAGTLVNRVIPEDADGDFLRARRAQESVYLTSIDQAFSHLPRPHLPWLPTDVQGIEILDDLADRLESLGF from the coding sequence ATGAAAGCTTTATTGCAGAAACGTCTGCTATGGGTAGGCGGCAAGGGCGGGGTGGGCAAGACCACCGTGGCCGCCTCGCTGGCGGTGCTCGCCGCGCGTCGCGAACGGCGCGTGCTGGTGGTCTCGACCGACCCGGCACACAGCCTCGGCGATGTCTTCGACCGCGAGCTGAGCGATACGCCACGGCGCCTGCTGCCCAACCTCGACGCCATGGAGATCGACCCCGATATCGAGGTCGAGGCCCACCTGGCGCGAGTCACCGAGCAGATGCGCCGCTACGCCGCGCCGGAGATGATGAAGGAGCTCGAGCGCCAGATGCGCCTGACCCGACAGTCGCCGGGCACCCAGGAGGCGGCGCTGCTCGAGCGCCTGGCGCGGCTGATGACCGACGACCAGCTCCCCTACGACCTGATCATCTTCGATACCGCGCCCACCGGCCACACCCTGCGACTGCTGACGCTGCCCGAGGCGATGGCGGCGTGGACCGATGGACTGCTGGCGCACAATCGCAAGTCCGAGGAGCTTGGCAAGGTGCTCAAGCACCTGACCCCCAAGCGTGGCCGCGACGTGGCCACGCCCTTCGATGATCCCCAGGAGGACGCCTTCAGTGATCTCGATGAACGCACCCGCGACGTGGCGCAGACCCTGCTCAATCGTCGGCGGCTGTTCCATCAGGCGCGTCGGCGCATCGAAGATCCCGAGCAGAGCAACTTCCTGTTCGTGATGACCCCGGAGCGGCTGCCGATCCTCGAGACCGCGCGCGCCGTCGAGGCGCTGGAGGCGGTCAAGATTCCGGTCGCCGGGACCCTGGTCAACCGGGTGATTCCCGAGGATGCCGACGGTGACTTCCTGCGCGCGCGGCGTGCTCAGGAGTCGGTCTACCTGACCAGCATCGACCAGGCCTTCAGCCACCTGCCCAGGCCGCACCTGCCGTGGCTACCCACCGACGTGCAGGGCATCGAGATCCTCGATGACCTGGCCGACCGGCTCGAATCGCTGGGCTTCTAG
- a CDS encoding DNA helicase, with translation MHDDHDSGHDPRRERVRAWLSQARFFAEEVYSSRYRGAIARARRDEDDLFMLLVFSEMMGVPNPAAYYTLELQPLLLERFHDWHTRMGMERSPLDHFRCC, from the coding sequence ATGCACGACGATCATGACAGCGGTCATGATCCTCGTCGCGAAAGAGTACGGGCCTGGCTGAGCCAGGCCCGTTTCTTCGCCGAGGAGGTCTACTCCTCGCGCTATCGCGGGGCGATTGCCCGGGCCCGCCGCGACGAGGACGACCTGTTCATGCTGCTGGTGTTCTCCGAGATGATGGGGGTGCCCAATCCGGCCGCCTACTACACCCTCGAACTCCAGCCGCTGCTGCTCGAACGTTTCCATGACTGGCACACACGCATGGGGATGGAACGCTCGCCGCTGGATCATTTCAGATGCTGCTAG
- a CDS encoding carbon starvation protein A, whose protein sequence is MSAIVLLVLGLAGMAGGYFVYSKFIAEKIYRLDPDFKTPAHEFEDGVDYVPTNRFILWGHHFTSVAGAAPIVGPAIAVIWGWLPAFLWVVFGTIFFAGVHDFGAIWASVRNKAKSVGALTGDVVGTRARSIFMIVIFLVLLMVNAVFAVVIAGLMMNFSSAVVPVWGAILVALIIGQLIYRRILSLPVVSVIGVVALYALIGIGPSVPIQMPAEVAGFSGNAVWILILFGYAAIASLLPVWVLLQPRDYINGLQLFIGLIILYGAIVLLNPSIVAPMVNSDVPAGTPSMLPLLFVTIACGAISGFHGLVSSGTTSKQLNKETDARFVGYFGAVGEGMLALAAILAATAGFASLADWQAMYTAFGAGGVNAFVEGGAFMIHNGLGLPEATAATLLTVMAALFAGTTMDTGLRLQRYIFQEWGDIYNQPWMKKSAPATLLAVGSCLLLAFGAGGADGTGGMIIWPLFGTTNQLLAGLTLLVITVMLVRLRRPMWYTLVPLCFLLVMTIAALLIQLRTFFNDGNYFLLFLDIVVLIAAIMVAMECAAALKRTRAEMAEQGD, encoded by the coding sequence ATGAGTGCAATCGTTCTGCTGGTGCTAGGTCTTGCCGGGATGGCCGGGGGGTACTTCGTGTACTCCAAGTTCATCGCCGAGAAGATCTATCGCCTCGATCCTGACTTCAAGACGCCGGCCCACGAGTTCGAGGACGGTGTCGACTACGTGCCCACCAATCGCTTTATCCTGTGGGGCCACCACTTCACCTCGGTCGCCGGGGCTGCGCCCATCGTGGGGCCGGCCATTGCGGTGATCTGGGGCTGGTTGCCGGCCTTCCTGTGGGTGGTGTTCGGTACCATCTTCTTCGCCGGGGTGCACGATTTCGGCGCCATCTGGGCCAGCGTGCGCAACAAGGCCAAGTCGGTGGGTGCACTCACCGGCGACGTGGTCGGTACCCGTGCGCGCAGCATCTTCATGATCGTGATCTTCCTGGTGCTGCTGATGGTCAACGCGGTGTTCGCGGTGGTCATCGCCGGACTGATGATGAACTTCTCCAGCGCGGTGGTGCCGGTGTGGGGCGCGATCCTGGTGGCACTGATCATTGGTCAGCTGATCTACCGCCGGATTCTCAGCCTGCCGGTGGTCTCGGTGATCGGCGTCGTGGCGCTTTACGCGCTGATCGGCATTGGGCCGTCGGTGCCGATCCAGATGCCTGCCGAAGTGGCCGGCTTCTCCGGTAACGCGGTATGGATCCTGATCCTGTTCGGCTATGCCGCCATCGCCTCGCTGCTGCCGGTGTGGGTGCTGCTGCAGCCGCGTGACTACATCAATGGTCTGCAACTGTTCATCGGTCTGATCATCCTCTACGGCGCCATTGTGCTGCTCAACCCGAGCATTGTGGCGCCCATGGTCAACAGCGACGTACCGGCAGGAACGCCATCGATGCTGCCGCTGCTGTTCGTGACCATCGCCTGCGGTGCCATCTCGGGCTTCCATGGCCTGGTGTCGTCGGGCACCACTTCCAAGCAGCTCAACAAGGAAACCGACGCGCGCTTCGTCGGCTACTTCGGTGCCGTCGGTGAAGGCATGCTGGCCCTGGCCGCGATCCTCGCCGCGACGGCCGGTTTCGCCAGCCTGGCAGATTGGCAAGCCATGTACACCGCCTTCGGGGCCGGTGGCGTGAATGCCTTCGTCGAGGGCGGTGCCTTCATGATCCACAACGGCCTGGGCCTGCCGGAAGCCACCGCAGCGACCCTGCTGACGGTCATGGCGGCGCTGTTCGCCGGCACCACCATGGATACCGGCCTGCGCCTGCAACGCTATATTTTCCAGGAGTGGGGCGATATCTATAACCAGCCGTGGATGAAGAAGTCGGCCCCGGCCACCCTGCTGGCGGTGGGTAGCTGCCTGCTGCTGGCCTTCGGTGCCGGCGGCGCCGACGGTACCGGCGGCATGATCATCTGGCCGCTGTTCGGCACCACCAACCAGTTGCTGGCGGGTCTGACCCTGCTGGTGATCACGGTGATGCTGGTGCGCCTGCGTCGTCCCATGTGGTACACCCTGGTGCCGCTGTGCTTCCTGCTGGTGATGACCATCGCCGCGCTGCTCATCCAGCTGCGCACCTTCTTCAACGACGGTAACTACTTCCTGCTGTTCCTGGATATCGTGGTGTTGATTGCCGCGATCATGGTGGCCATGGAGTGTGCGGCGGCGCTCAAGCGCACCCGCGCGGAAATGGCCGAACAGGGTGACTGA
- a CDS encoding 4-hydroxy-3-methylbut-2-enyl diphosphate reductase, whose amino-acid sequence MASETASKALSETTNEPHLQIKLANPRGFCAGVNRAIDIVDRALDVFGPPIYVRHEVVHNRYVVETLRQRGAVFVEELDEVPDDVIVIFSAHGVSRAVQQAAERRGLKVFDATCPLVTKVHMEVLRYAKLGQECILIGHEGHPEVAGTLGRYDTSYGGRIYLVEDEHDAAKLDVEDPTRLAFVTQTTLSMDDTAKVISALRGKFPEISGPRTDDICYATQNRQDAVRELAAESDLVLVVGSANSSNSNRLRELSESMGTPAYLIDNAEQIDAGWLDHVHSVGVTAGASAPEVLVKGVIERLTSLGAAAPIELQGREETVTFSMPHELRQQVIASS is encoded by the coding sequence ATGGCTTCTGAAACAGCTTCTAAGGCGCTCTCGGAAACGACGAACGAACCTCACCTGCAGATCAAACTGGCCAACCCGCGAGGTTTTTGCGCCGGGGTCAACCGGGCAATCGATATCGTCGATCGCGCCCTGGATGTATTTGGCCCACCCATCTACGTGCGCCATGAGGTCGTTCACAACCGTTATGTGGTTGAAACGCTACGCCAGCGGGGCGCGGTGTTTGTCGAAGAGTTGGATGAAGTGCCCGATGACGTCATCGTGATTTTCTCCGCCCACGGCGTTTCTCGCGCGGTGCAACAGGCTGCCGAGCGGCGCGGGCTGAAAGTCTTCGATGCTACCTGCCCGCTGGTCACCAAGGTTCACATGGAAGTGCTGCGCTACGCCAAACTCGGCCAGGAGTGCATTCTGATTGGTCATGAAGGGCACCCGGAAGTAGCAGGCACCTTGGGGCGCTACGACACCTCCTACGGCGGGCGAATCTATCTCGTCGAGGATGAACACGACGCGGCCAAGCTGGACGTCGAAGATCCCACGCGGCTGGCGTTCGTGACCCAGACCACGCTCTCAATGGACGATACCGCCAAGGTGATTAGCGCGCTGCGGGGTAAATTCCCCGAGATCAGTGGCCCGCGAACGGATGACATTTGCTACGCCACCCAGAACCGTCAAGATGCCGTTCGCGAGCTGGCCGCCGAGAGCGACTTGGTACTCGTTGTCGGCAGTGCGAATAGTTCCAATTCCAATCGCCTGCGTGAGCTTTCCGAAAGCATGGGTACGCCAGCCTATTTGATCGACAACGCCGAGCAGATCGATGCCGGCTGGCTCGATCACGTGCACAGCGTCGGCGTTACCGCCGGGGCCAGTGCGCCCGAGGTGCTGGTGAAAGGCGTGATCGAGCGGCTGACATCACTCGGCGCCGCGGCACCGATAGAACTGCAAGGCCGCGAAGAAACCGTGACGTTCTCAATGCCGCATGAGCTGCGCCAACAGGTTATTGCTAGCAGCTGA
- a CDS encoding glutathione S-transferase yields MIKVHHLENSRSQRVVWLLEELGAEYQIVTYRRDPKTLLAPASLKQVHPLGKSPVISDEAHDGRVIAESGAIIEYLVERFDGSDLVPAMGSDERLRYRFWLHHAEGSAMPPLVMSLVFSMLGKPPVPALIRPIGKLLGQGVQQKFLAPQIEDLLALWESELTRSSWFAGETFSAADIQMSFPLLAAEMRHGLDRYPAIKAALARIRERPAYQRTVAQIGEFSSPGD; encoded by the coding sequence ATGATCAAGGTTCACCACCTGGAAAACTCGCGTTCGCAGCGGGTGGTCTGGCTGCTCGAGGAGCTCGGTGCCGAGTACCAGATCGTCACCTATCGCCGTGATCCCAAGACGCTGTTGGCGCCGGCATCGCTCAAGCAGGTGCATCCGCTGGGCAAGTCGCCGGTGATCAGCGACGAGGCCCATGACGGCCGCGTGATCGCCGAATCGGGGGCGATCATCGAGTACCTGGTGGAGCGCTTCGACGGCAGTGACCTGGTGCCGGCGATGGGTAGCGATGAGCGGCTGCGCTACCGGTTCTGGCTACACCATGCCGAAGGCTCGGCGATGCCGCCTCTGGTGATGAGCCTGGTCTTCTCGATGCTCGGCAAGCCGCCGGTGCCGGCCCTGATACGGCCGATCGGCAAGCTGTTGGGGCAGGGCGTGCAGCAGAAGTTTTTAGCCCCCCAGATCGAGGACCTGCTGGCGCTATGGGAGAGCGAGCTTACACGCTCGAGCTGGTTTGCCGGCGAGACGTTCAGCGCCGCGGATATCCAGATGAGCTTTCCGCTGCTGGCCGCCGAAATGCGCCACGGCCTGGACCGCTACCCGGCAATCAAGGCAGCCCTGGCGAGGATCCGCGAGCGCCCCGCCTATCAGCGCACGGTGGCGCAGATCGGCGAGTTTTCGTCGCCGGGAGACTGA
- a CDS encoding two-component system response regulator gives MAKVLVVDDEPNIVLSLEFLMQQAGFDVVTAEDGESALDSIADGAPDLILLDISLPGISGFDVLEQLRADPAHANLPIIMLTAHGREVEREKGLALGADDYITKPFSTQALVDKVQGLLGEAG, from the coding sequence ATGGCCAAGGTACTGGTGGTGGACGATGAACCCAATATCGTCCTGTCACTGGAGTTTCTGATGCAGCAGGCAGGCTTCGACGTGGTCACCGCCGAAGACGGTGAAAGCGCCCTGGACAGCATCGCCGACGGCGCTCCCGACCTGATCCTGCTGGATATCAGCCTGCCCGGCATCAGCGGCTTCGACGTACTCGAGCAGCTCCGTGCCGACCCCGCCCATGCCAACTTGCCGATCATCATGCTGACCGCCCACGGGCGCGAAGTGGAGCGTGAAAAGGGCCTGGCACTGGGTGCCGACGACTACATCACCAAGCCATTTTCCACCCAGGCGCTGGTCGACAAGGTACAGGGCCTGCTCGGCGAGGCAGGCTGA
- a CDS encoding DNA polymerase III subunit epsilon: MAPRPARGHLPRRQRLVGIWLLISGLAFFSGALLALWLDAELAPSGVQRGALWAGSLGGGVLILLLGLVLERRLFTPLRHLQVQMARLAANPDARDDYPPEGWLKGLGPDLARLREGWRQDRQQLATAHTEGARSAARIRLELESLLQVLETPLLLCDQHRRILLFNHAAETLFDGHPGLGLGKRLEGLIGVASLQDALARLPDDGAPRELLVPSDERWLRCLLKRVPQSQGETLITLTDTTASLTDESHTRAALGELLPALRRHGAGLASAAETLSRLDADQPASDAHPLRARITAAIDEESRALTAELERLGQRIDDLQQQGERLVPLWSNDLWQSLNERLDHLPDLPRVTAIGMPAWFKGDAPALLALLEALLERLHQATGRHALEGELCLGNRRVYLDLIWRGAPLPQRTLAEWHAQRLESLPLAPSIGELLLQHGSDAWSLADPDGEHARLRLPLPAVERVGAPAAHKAPRPEFHDFGIADLPPPDAELAACSLRALEIVAFDTETTGLELRRGDTVISLGACRVVNARLLADDTFDMRVDPGRPIPPASTVIHGLRDADVAGAPPLHLVLPRFRRYVGEAVLLAHNAAFDLLAIQPPGAGVDFQLPVLDTLLLSRALDPSLDGHDLDSLADRFDLSVPEGARHTALGDARLTAELWLALLPRLEARGVITLQEALTLQAGAFDREDASA, from the coding sequence ATGGCACCGCGCCCCGCCCGCGGCCACCTGCCCCGCCGCCAGCGCCTGGTGGGCATCTGGCTGCTGATCAGTGGACTGGCCTTCTTCAGCGGCGCCCTGCTGGCACTGTGGCTGGATGCCGAGCTGGCCCCCAGCGGCGTGCAGCGAGGAGCGCTGTGGGCCGGCAGCCTGGGCGGCGGGGTACTGATCCTGCTGCTTGGGCTGGTGCTCGAGCGGCGCCTGTTCACCCCGCTGCGCCATCTGCAGGTGCAGATGGCACGCCTGGCAGCCAACCCCGACGCCCGCGACGACTACCCCCCGGAAGGCTGGCTCAAGGGGCTCGGCCCCGACCTGGCGCGACTGCGGGAGGGCTGGCGCCAGGATCGTCAGCAGTTGGCCACCGCCCATACCGAGGGCGCGCGCAGTGCAGCACGCATCCGCCTCGAGCTGGAGTCGCTGCTGCAGGTGCTGGAAACACCGCTACTGCTGTGCGACCAGCACCGCCGCATCCTGCTGTTCAATCACGCCGCCGAGACGCTGTTCGACGGCCACCCCGGGCTGGGTCTTGGCAAGCGCCTGGAAGGCCTGATCGGGGTCGCCAGCCTGCAGGACGCCCTGGCCAGACTGCCCGACGACGGCGCCCCCCGCGAACTGCTGGTACCCAGCGACGAGCGCTGGCTGCGCTGCCTGCTCAAGCGCGTGCCCCAGAGCCAGGGCGAGACCCTGATCACCCTGACCGACACCACCGCCAGCCTCACCGACGAGAGCCACACCCGCGCCGCCCTCGGCGAACTGCTGCCCGCGCTGCGCCGTCACGGGGCAGGACTTGCCAGCGCCGCCGAGACCCTGTCACGGCTCGATGCCGACCAACCGGCCAGCGATGCCCACCCGCTGCGCGCGCGCATCACCGCCGCCATCGACGAGGAGAGCCGCGCCCTGACCGCCGAGCTCGAGCGCCTCGGCCAGCGTATCGACGACCTGCAGCAGCAGGGCGAGCGCCTGGTGCCGCTGTGGTCCAACGACCTCTGGCAGTCGCTCAACGAGCGCCTCGACCACCTGCCCGACCTGCCCCGCGTCACCGCGATCGGCATGCCCGCCTGGTTCAAGGGCGATGCCCCGGCGCTGCTGGCGCTGCTCGAGGCGCTGCTCGAGCGGCTCCATCAAGCCACCGGCCGCCACGCCCTGGAGGGCGAACTGTGCCTGGGCAACAGGCGCGTCTATCTCGATCTGATCTGGCGCGGCGCGCCGCTGCCCCAGCGCACCCTGGCCGAGTGGCACGCCCAGCGTCTCGAGAGCCTGCCGTTGGCACCCAGCATCGGCGAGCTGCTCCTGCAGCACGGCAGCGATGCCTGGAGCCTGGCCGATCCGGACGGCGAGCACGCCCGCCTGCGCCTGCCGCTGCCCGCCGTCGAGCGGGTCGGCGCCCCCGCCGCCCACAAGGCGCCGCGCCCCGAGTTCCATGACTTCGGCATCGCCGACCTGCCGCCGCCGGACGCCGAACTGGCCGCCTGCTCGCTGCGCGCGCTGGAGATCGTCGCCTTCGACACCGAGACCACTGGCCTCGAGCTGCGCCGCGGCGATACGGTGATCAGTCTCGGCGCCTGTCGCGTCGTAAACGCCCGACTGCTGGCCGATGACACCTTCGATATGCGCGTCGATCCAGGGCGCCCTATCCCGCCCGCCAGCACCGTGATTCACGGCCTGCGCGACGCCGACGTGGCCGGCGCCCCGCCGCTGCACCTGGTGCTGCCGCGCTTTCGTCGCTACGTCGGCGAGGCGGTGCTGCTGGCCCACAACGCCGCCTTCGACCTGCTGGCGATTCAGCCGCCGGGGGCCGGGGTCGACTTCCAACTGCCGGTACTCGACACCCTGCTGCTGTCACGCGCGCTGGACCCCAGCCTCGACGGCCACGACCTCGACAGCCTGGCCGATCGCTTCGACCTCAGCGTGCCCGAGGGCGCCCGGCATACCGCGCTGGGTGATGCCCGCCTCACCGCCGAGCTGTGGCTGGCACTGCTGCCGCGCCTGGAGGCACGCGGCGTGATCACCCTGCAGGAGGCACTGACCCTGCAGGCCGGCGCTTTCGATCGTGAGGACGCCAGCGCATGA
- a CDS encoding histidine kinase, protein MRTDPLVLTVAFGYLALLFVIAAWGDRRAEQGRSLIGSPTIYALSIAVYCTAWTFYGSVGRAAEYGPSFLLIYLGPTLAMLAAPFLIRKMVRIARAQRITSIADFISARYGKSGSLGALVTLIALIGITPYIALQLKAITLSHAVLVNYPAPPELRLAEESFWVDKSFWVALVLAVFIILFGTRHLDASERHEGMVAAIAFESLVKLVAFLAVGIFTVFVLFHGPADLFARTAEHPALVDALSLDAVPGGALGWVGTLALAFLAFLTLPRQFQVLVVENVDERHLKRASWLFPLYLLAINLFVIPIAMAGMLLGNGASDPDSFVLTLPLSAGLEGLPLLVFIGGLSAATGMVIVETIALSTMVSNHLVMPLLLRSSRFHLGSRGELTGWLLGIRRVAIVLILLLGYLYHALVGDSYSLVTIGLVSFAAACQFAPALLIGLYWRGATRLGATGGLIAGFLVWVYTLLLPGFAQSGWLDPSFVEAGPLGIAWLRPYALFGLENADIYSHSLMWSLLANVGVLVGVSLFTRQSRLEQTQAALFTGALDSVVSYASLWQGQTTRGELEALLARYLGASAATRVFAGQRDDGDQQAVPPEVIAGAEQALTGALGSASARVLINSVVRGEALDLEAVLSILDTTSQTLEYNRRLEQKSEELARIGEELRAANERLRELDRLKDEFVAMVSHELRTPLTSIRAFAEILRDGQALPDDKRAHFLDVMVLESQRLSRLIEEILDLARLESGRLTLNPQPLDLAALAQQSVAAVQRVQEERGVALSVDLEADEAWVIGDPDRLEQVIINLLDNASKFADDHAPRVRLHLWRHQQQWRLAVEDNGPGISADERERVFEKFHQIKQQHDTGKTRGRPRGSGLGLPISRGIVAHLGGRLWVEDAPTLGGACLVMELAEAPDERLGD, encoded by the coding sequence GTGAGGACCGATCCGCTGGTACTGACGGTAGCCTTCGGCTATCTGGCGCTGCTGTTCGTGATCGCCGCCTGGGGCGACCGTCGCGCCGAGCAGGGCCGCTCGCTGATCGGCTCACCGACCATCTATGCACTGTCGATCGCCGTCTACTGCACCGCCTGGACCTTCTACGGCAGCGTCGGCCGCGCCGCCGAGTACGGCCCCAGCTTCCTGCTGATCTATCTGGGCCCGACCCTGGCGATGCTCGCCGCGCCGTTCCTGATCCGCAAGATGGTGCGCATTGCCCGCGCCCAGCGCATAACCTCCATCGCCGACTTCATCAGTGCCCGCTACGGCAAGAGCGGCAGCCTCGGCGCGCTGGTCACGCTGATCGCGCTGATCGGCATCACCCCCTATATCGCGCTGCAGCTCAAGGCCATCACCCTGAGCCATGCGGTGCTGGTCAACTACCCGGCGCCGCCGGAGCTGCGCCTCGCCGAAGAGAGCTTCTGGGTCGACAAATCGTTCTGGGTGGCGCTGGTGCTGGCGGTGTTCATCATCCTCTTCGGCACCCGCCACCTGGATGCCAGCGAGCGCCACGAGGGCATGGTCGCGGCCATCGCCTTCGAGTCGCTGGTCAAGCTGGTGGCGTTTCTGGCGGTGGGGATCTTTACCGTGTTCGTGCTGTTCCACGGCCCCGCCGACCTGTTCGCGCGCACCGCCGAGCATCCCGCGCTGGTCGATGCGCTGAGCCTCGACGCCGTGCCCGGCGGCGCGCTGGGCTGGGTGGGCACCCTGGCGCTGGCGTTCCTGGCCTTCCTCACCCTGCCGCGGCAGTTTCAGGTGCTGGTCGTGGAAAACGTCGACGAGCGCCATCTAAAGCGCGCCAGCTGGCTGTTTCCGCTCTACCTGCTGGCGATCAACCTGTTCGTGATTCCCATCGCCATGGCCGGCATGCTGCTCGGCAACGGCGCCAGCGACCCCGACAGCTTCGTACTCACCCTGCCGCTATCGGCGGGCCTCGAGGGGCTGCCGCTGCTGGTCTTCATCGGCGGGCTCTCGGCGGCCACCGGCATGGTCATCGTCGAGACCATCGCGCTCTCGACCATGGTCAGCAACCACCTGGTGATGCCGCTGCTACTGCGCTCCTCGCGCTTCCACCTGGGGTCGCGGGGCGAGCTCACCGGCTGGCTGCTGGGCATTCGCCGGGTCGCCATCGTGCTGATCCTGCTGCTCGGCTACCTCTACCATGCACTGGTCGGCGACTCCTACAGCCTGGTCACCATCGGCCTGGTGTCGTTCGCCGCCGCTTGCCAGTTCGCCCCGGCGCTGCTGATCGGCCTCTACTGGCGCGGTGCGACCCGCCTCGGCGCCACCGGCGGCCTGATCGCCGGTTTCCTGGTCTGGGTCTATACCCTGCTGCTGCCCGGCTTCGCCCAGTCCGGCTGGCTTGATCCGAGCTTCGTCGAGGCCGGTCCGCTGGGCATCGCCTGGCTACGCCCCTATGCGCTGTTCGGCCTCGAGAATGCCGATATCTACAGCCATTCACTGATGTGGAGCCTGTTGGCCAACGTCGGCGTGCTGGTGGGCGTCTCGCTGTTCACGCGGCAGAGCCGCCTCGAGCAGACTCAGGCGGCGCTGTTCACCGGGGCCCTGGATTCCGTCGTTAGCTATGCCAGCCTGTGGCAGGGCCAGACCACCCGCGGCGAGCTGGAAGCCCTGCTGGCGCGCTATCTCGGCGCTAGCGCCGCCACGCGGGTATTTGCCGGCCAACGCGACGACGGCGACCAGCAGGCGGTGCCCCCGGAAGTGATTGCCGGCGCCGAGCAGGCGCTGACCGGGGCGCTGGGTAGCGCCTCGGCGCGGGTGCTGATCAACTCGGTGGTGCGCGGCGAGGCGCTCGACCTGGAAGCGGTGCTGAGCATCCTCGACACCACCTCCCAGACCCTCGAGTACAACCGCCGCCTGGAGCAGAAATCGGAGGAGCTCGCCCGCATCGGCGAGGAGCTGCGCGCCGCCAACGAGCGGCTGCGCGAGCTCGACCGGCTCAAGGATGAGTTCGTCGCCATGGTCAGCCACGAGCTGCGCACGCCGCTGACCTCGATACGCGCCTTCGCCGAGATCCTGCGCGACGGCCAGGCGCTGCCCGACGACAAGCGCGCGCATTTCCTCGACGTGATGGTGCTCGAGAGCCAGCGCCTGTCGCGCCTGATCGAAGAGATCCTCGACCTGGCGCGCCTCGAGAGCGGGCGCTTGACCCTCAATCCCCAGCCGCTGGATCTCGCCGCGCTGGCCCAGCAGAGCGTGGCCGCCGTGCAGCGCGTGCAGGAGGAGCGCGGGGTAGCGCTGAGCGTCGACCTCGAGGCCGATGAAGCCTGGGTGATAGGCGACCCCGATCGCCTCGAGCAGGTGATCATCAACCTGCTCGACAACGCCAGCAAGTTCGCCGACGACCATGCCCCCCGGGTACGTCTGCACCTGTGGCGCCACCAGCAGCAGTGGCGCCTGGCGGTGGAGGACAACGGCCCCGGCATCAGCGCAGACGAACGCGAGCGGGTGTTCGAAAAATTCCACCAGATCAAGCAGCAGCACGACACCGGCAAGACCCGTGGCCGCCCCCGCGGCAGCGGCCTGGGCCTGCCCATCAGCCGCGGCATCGTCGCCCACCTCGGCGGGCGGCTATGGGTCGAGGACGCCCCTACCCTGGGCGGCGCCTGCCTGGTGATGGAGCTGGCGGAGGCGCCTGATGAACGCCTTGGCGATTAG